In one window of Microtus pennsylvanicus isolate mMicPen1 chromosome 2, mMicPen1.hap1, whole genome shotgun sequence DNA:
- the Dnajc22 gene encoding dnaJ homolog subfamily C member 22, with amino-acid sequence MAKGLLVTYALWAFGGPVGLHHLYLGRDSHALLWMLTLGGGGLGWLWEFWKLPSFVAQANRIQGQKQRPGEERPSLSLLRFSGQMIVGIYFGLVALISLSSMANFYIVGLPLAVGLGVLLVAAVGNQTSDFKKTLGAAFLISPVFYGRPIAILPISLAASITAQKHRRYKASVESGTISMRLYHLGLAYLAFTGPLAYSVLYNTAATLSYMAETLGSFLSWFSFFPLLGRLTESVFLLPCRIWWLLVGDPGFNTRQFQEWEKLYEFVDSFQDEKHRLAYQILGLPEGATNEEIHRRYYDLVKVWHPDHNRHQIEKAQRHFLEIQAAYEVLSQPKKPRTSWG; translated from the exons ATGGCCAAAGGGCTCCTGGTGACCTATGCCCTTTGGGCTTTTGGGGGTCCTGTTGGACTCCACCACCTGTATCTGGGAAGGGACAGCCATGCCCTGCTCTGGATGCTTACCCTGGGAGGTGGTGGGTTGGGTTGGCTCTGGGAGTTCTGGAAGCTCCCAAGCTTTGTTGCTCAAGCCAACAGGATCCAGGGTCAGaaacagaggccaggagaggagagACCATCTCTGAGTCTTCTTCGCTTTTCTGGCCAGATGATAGTGGGAATCTATTTTGGTCTTGTGGCTCTGATCAGCCTTTCTTCCATGGCCAACTTCTACATTGTGGGCCTCCCACTGGCAGTTGGCTTAGGGGTCTTGCTAGTGGCTGCTGTTGGCAACCAGACATCAGACTTTAAGAAGACTTTAGGAGCAGCCTTCCTCATTTCCCCTGTATTCTATGGCCGCCCCATAGCCATTCTGCCCATCAGTTTGGCTGCCAGCATTACAGCCCAGAAGCATCGCCGGTACAAAGCTTCAGTGGAGTCAGGGACGATCAGCATGCGGCTCTACCATCTGGGCTTGGCTTACCTCGCCTTCACAGGCCCACTGGCCTATAGTGTCCTGTACAACACAGctgccaccctgagctacatggCAGAAACCCTCGGTTCCTTCTTGAGTTGGTTCAGCTTTTTCCCACTTCTTGGCCGCCTCACGGagtctgtcttccttctgccatGCCGGATCTGGTGGCTTCTGGTTGGGGATCCTGGCTTCAATACCAGACAGTTCCAGGAGTGGGAAAAGCTCTATGAATTTGTTGACAGTTTTCAGGATGAGAAACATCGGCTGGCTTACCAG ATTTTGGGCCTTCCAGAAGGGGCAACCAATGAAGAAATACATCGGCGTTACTACGACCTGGTGAAAGTTTGGCACCCAGACCATAACCGGCACCAGATAGAAAAGGCCCAGAGGCACTTCCTGGAGATTCAGGCTGCATACGAAGTCTTAAGTCAGCCCAAGAAACCCAGAACATCCTGGGGATGA
- the C1ql4 gene encoding complement C1q-like protein 4 has translation MVLLLLVAIPLLVHNSRGPTHYEMLGRCRMVCDPHAPRGQGPDGAPASAPPFPPGAKGEVGRRGKAGLRGPPGPPGPRGPPGEPGRPGPPGPPGPGPGGAAPPAGYVPRIAFYAGLRRPHEGYEVLRFDDVVTNVGNAYEAASGKFTCPMPGVYFFAYHVLMRGGDGTSMWADLMKNGQVRASAIAQDADQNYDYASNSVILHLDVGDEVFIKLDGGKVHGGNTNKYSTFSGFIIYPD, from the exons atggtgctgctgctgctggtagCCATCCCGCTACTGGTGCACAATTCTCGCGGACCAACACACTATGAGATGCTGGGTCGATGTCGCATGGTGTGTGACCCCCACGCACCCCGAGGCCAAGGCCCCGACGGCGCTCCCGCCTCGGCGCCTCCGTTCCCTCCAGGTGCCAAGGGAGAGGTGGGTCGGCGAGGGAAGGCGGGTCTACGCGGACCACCAGGACCCCCAGGTCCCAGAGGGCCCCCTGGAGAGCCAGGCAGGCCAGGTCCCCCGGGTCCTCCTGGTCCAGGCCCTGGAGGGGCAGCGCCCCCTGCGGGTTATGTACCCCGAATTGCTTTCTACGCGGGTCTTCGGCGGCCTCACGAGGGTTATGAAGTGTTGCGCTTTGACGATGTGGTGACCAACGTGGGCAACGCTTACGAGGCAGCCAGTGGCAAGTTCACCTGTCCCATGCCGGGCGTCTACTTCTTCGCTTACCATGTGCTCATGCGCGGTGGCGACGGCACCAGCATGTGGGCCGACTTGATGAAGAACGGACAG GTCCGGGCCAGCGCCATTGCTCAGGATGCGGATCAGAATTACGACTATGCCAGCAACAGCGTCATTCTTCACCTAGATGTGGGTGACGAGGTCTTCATCAAGCTGGACGGTGGGAAAGTGCATGGCGGCAACACCAACAAGTACAGCACCTTCTCAGGCTTCATCATCTACCCGGACTGA